TTACACCGGCGAGAAATACAAGCTTTTCGGCGCCCGCCCTTACTCGGTGGCACTCTACGCCGGTGAGGATGGCAATGCCTCGATCCTCTCCGCGGTCTACTCGAACAAGGGTGACTTCAAGAGCGGCGTCGGCTCCGGTGAAGATCATTTCAAGGGCAAGAGCGAGGCCGATGAAGCATCGCTCGCCAAGGCCATGGAAGCCGATGAGAAGGCCGTGCTCGCCGCGATTTCCAGCGTGCTCGGCGAACCGAAGACGCAGCGCTTCGGTGATTCCCGGAATACCCGCCGCGTGGTGCGCCGCTGGGACTGGAATGGCCATTCGCTCATCCTTTCCAGCGAAGAGCTGGAATACGTTTCCCTTTCCATCGTCCCGCTCGAACTCGCCGATGGCGGTGGCAAGACCGCCAAGGTGAAGGATGGCGACATCCGCAAACGCCTGAAGGAAGATGTGGTCCGTGAGAAGAATGGCGACGTCTACCTCGGCCAGATCCCGATGGTTGATCAGGGCCCGAAAGGCTACTGCGTCCCCGCCACCTTCGAGCGCGCCATGCGTGCCGCCGGCATCGAAGCCGACATGTATCTGCTCGCCATGGTCGGCAAGAGCGGCATGGGTGGTGGCACCTCGGTCGAATACCTCCTCGAAGAAGTCCGCTCGCAGGTCCGCAACAAGGGCCGCCGTACCAAGGACGAGCGCGTGAAGGAATTGAAGGTGCGGGATGTGAAGCGCTACATCGATGAAGGCGTGCCGGTCATGTGGACCATGCGTTCCCTCGGCCCCTACAACGACACCGCGAACAAGAACACCAACAAGCGCCGCAGCGTCACCGACTGGACCGCATGGGCCAAGGAAGTGGCCGAGCAAGCCGCCACCGTGATCAAAAAGGAAGGCGAGCAGGACAACTACCACATCTGCATGATCGTCGGCT
This portion of the Luteolibacter luteus genome encodes:
- a CDS encoding C39 family peptidase; protein product: MKPLFLCLPLVLCAQLHAAIGQWQVLQDGEGGSIKVRFEGLQKDKYLLRRETDGKLFETSPGMLPAEARTAIDAEAKLLSEELPKLSAMAGHKMFSGTPFEVRPAQEIADALDLRPESKTKHSASWRSYTGEKYKLFGARPYSVALYAGEDGNASILSAVYSNKGDFKSGVGSGEDHFKGKSEADEASLAKAMEADEKAVLAAISSVLGEPKTQRFGDSRNTRRVVRRWDWNGHSLILSSEELEYVSLSIVPLELADGGGKTAKVKDGDIRKRLKEDVVREKNGDVYLGQIPMVDQGPKGYCVPATFERAMRAAGIEADMYLLAMVGKSGMGGGTSVEYLLEEVRSQVRNKGRRTKDERVKELKVRDVKRYIDEGVPVMWTMRSLGPYNDTANKNTNKRRSVTDWTAWAKEVAEQAATVIKKEGEQDNYHICMIVGYNEATNELAVSDSWGASYERRWVPAPVANWASSGGLFMILP